A region of the Chryseobacterium cucumeris genome:
CTTAAGATATTGGCTTTGATACCGATAAAGAAGTCATACACTTTATATTGTCCGAAAGGAACCCAGTTGAAATTGATCGTAAAGCTTCGCTGATCTCTTGAAAAACCAATTCTTGTATATGCCAATTCTTTGGTCACCATATCATAATGGGTACTTCCGTTGATATTCCAGTATGGAGTCAGTTTGATGCTACCATCCAATCCAATGGATGCAATTTTATTACCAAATCTGCTTAATCCTTTGGAATAAGCGTAATTGGCGCTGACATTTAAAGTCCAGGCCTGATCAAAGTGAGCATAATGATCATCATCAAAATAATAATTTTCATTACGGATTTCTCCCTTCGAGGAATATTTTTTGGCATAATCTGTTTTTTCTCCAAAGATCTCGCTGCTTAAAGGATATGATAACTGAACATTGAATCCCTGTACACTGAAGTGTCCGAACTGTTCTGTTCTTATTCCGGTATCCTGTCCCGGTAAAAACTCAATTTTATAAGGTTCCAGTGCAAGACTGGTATTTACCGTTAACTTATTATTGAAAAATGAAGACTGTCCGTTGATGGAGAACACAGACCAAGGGTGATCTTTAGCGGCAAAGTTGTAGCTTCCTGCAAGGTTTAAAGATTCAAAAATTTTGATTTTCTTCACCCCTGTAGAATCACTCTTAGATTTTACTTTCATCTCGATATTGTTACCGATATTAAAACCCAAAGCTCCCTGCATACCGCTTGACGGGCTTCCGATAATTCCTTTTTCAAAAATAGAATATGGCGTCAACGCTCCGTTTGCATTATAATAGTTTCTGTAATATCCGAAATTAGGACTTGAAAAATCCGGGGAATAAGTAAAGCTTACACTCGGGGTCATCATATGTCTTACGGCTTCCACAGCAGATCCTTTTTTGAATTTCATCATCCCGAAAAGTGTGGTCTGAAGACTGGCAGAAGTAGAGAAAGTAGAGTATCCTGTAAAGTTTTTATTGATTTCATCAACAGTTACATTCTTTACCGGATCATAATACCTGTTCAGTGTTTTTGTTGTCAGGGCATTGTCAATATTCGCACTTAAACTGAAAGTAAAATATTTCGCCAAAGTTGTATTGGTAGCCAATGCGATATTATTTTTAAGGCCGGTCTGCATTTTATCCCACATTTCTTTTTTAAACAACTCATTTTCCTGAGTATTCACGAAATTGGTAAGGTTGAAACCGGTATTCACTGTAATATTTTCAAGCAATCCCTGTCTGATTCCTGTTCTTGATTTAAATAAATAAAACTGGTTGATTGCCACGTTCATCTGCGGAAGACGAAGGTCTGCCAATCCTGTCGCAAAGTTCTGGGAATATGAAGCAGTTCCTGTAATCGTCATCGGCAGTTTCAGGAATCTTTTGGTAAGGGTTACCGTAGAGTTTTGCTGAGTATTCAATACATTCTGGTTGAAAATGTAATTGTTGTTAAGCGGGTTGTTATAAAACTTGGTACTTACAATATCAACAGAAGCACTGAATGTAAGGAAAGGATTGGCTTTGGAATCCTGCGAGTGTGTCCAGTTGATTCTGTAGGTACTGTTTTTAGTATAATCGTCCAGACCTTTGATTCCTCTCACCATTGTACCGATATCTGCCGTAAAGTTTCCGGAGTAACGGTATTTCTTCTGGTAATTCACCTGCGGACGTAAATTCCAGCTTCCTTTTGTATAAATATCTGCTAAAACCTTAAGGTCAAAGTGTTCTCCGATCGGTTGATAATATCCAATTCCGTTCAGGAAGAAACCTACATCTTCTCTTTCCCCGAAACTTGGAATCAGAATACCCGCAGCTCTTTTATCTGAGAATGGTAAAATAGCGAATGGAAGATAAAGCGGTGTAGGAACCTGTTCGATAAACATCTGAATAGGACCTGTCACGATTTGGGATTTTGTTTTGGTTTTAATCAGCTTAATATTATAAGCTCTCATAAAATAATCCGCTGCCGTATCTTTTTTCTTGATAAAATAATCATCCGTTGTATAATCTGCTTTTCTCATTGCAAATACGGAATCATTATATTTTTTGGTTTTCTGTGCTATAATTACCCCTTCACTTTCTTCTGTTCTTGCATTGAAGGCAATGGCCTGTTTTGTTTTTGTATTATAGCTGAATTCGTTGGTTTCGTATTTTTTTCCGGCCTGCGTAGTGATTACAGGCTCCACAATCTTGCCCAAAGAGTCTTGTTTTCCTCTTGCATAGATCAGATTTTTATTATCATCAATAGAGATATAATCTGCATCAATCTGCATATCCTGATACTTTACCTGAGCATTTTTGTTCAGGAATGTCATTTTTTTCGGAACGTCTCTTCTCTGATCATCCGCTTTTGTACGGAGAACATCATTGAGGGTTTCTTTTTTTACAACTATGGTATCCTTTTTGGAAATAGTATCATTAACCGCATTTTTAGGCAATTTTTCAGGAGTTTTCTGTGCTAAAAAATTGTTAAAAATTAGGATAATTAAAATTTGTAATATATTTTTGAAGACGGTTTTGGCCAATTTTATACTATATAATTAAGGCCCAAAATTAATATAATTTTTATAACTGTAAGATGCACAAACAAAATTTTAAAATAATTTTATCATTTCTCCTTATCCTTATCAGCAACTTTATTTTCTCCCAGAAGAAGTTTACTATCGTTCTGGATGCTGGACACGGAGGAAGTGATCATGGAGCCAACAGGACCTATTCCGACATCGGAAGAATCGCAGAAAAAGACATTACACTTGCCATTACGTTAAAAGTGGGTGCCATGTTAGAAAAAAACAGAGATTTTAAGGTAATCTATACCCGTAAAATAGACGAGTAT
Encoded here:
- a CDS encoding putative LPS assembly protein LptD, which produces MAKTVFKNILQILIILIFNNFLAQKTPEKLPKNAVNDTISKKDTIVVKKETLNDVLRTKADDQRRDVPKKMTFLNKNAQVKYQDMQIDADYISIDDNKNLIYARGKQDSLGKIVEPVITTQAGKKYETNEFSYNTKTKQAIAFNARTEESEGVIIAQKTKKYNDSVFAMRKADYTTDDYFIKKKDTAADYFMRAYNIKLIKTKTKSQIVTGPIQMFIEQVPTPLYLPFAILPFSDKRAAGILIPSFGEREDVGFFLNGIGYYQPIGEHFDLKVLADIYTKGSWNLRPQVNYQKKYRYSGNFTADIGTMVRGIKGLDDYTKNSTYRINWTHSQDSKANPFLTFSASVDIVSTKFYNNPLNNNYIFNQNVLNTQQNSTVTLTKRFLKLPMTITGTASYSQNFATGLADLRLPQMNVAINQFYLFKSRTGIRQGLLENITVNTGFNLTNFVNTQENELFKKEMWDKMQTGLKNNIALATNTTLAKYFTFSLSANIDNALTTKTLNRYYDPVKNVTVDEINKNFTGYSTFSTSASLQTTLFGMMKFKKGSAVEAVRHMMTPSVSFTYSPDFSSPNFGYYRNYYNANGALTPYSIFEKGIIGSPSSGMQGALGFNIGNNIEMKVKSKSDSTGVKKIKIFESLNLAGSYNFAAKDHPWSVFSINGQSSFFNNKLTVNTSLALEPYKIEFLPGQDTGIRTEQFGHFSVQGFNVQLSYPLSSEIFGEKTDYAKKYSSKGEIRNENYYFDDDHYAHFDQAWTLNVSANYAYSKGLSRFGNKIASIGLDGSIKLTPYWNINGSTHYDMVTKELAYTRIGFSRDQRSFTINFNWVPFGQYKVYDFFIGIKANILSDALKYKDRSFTQPNAPF